TCCGGTAGCGGGAAAGGTAGTCGAGATTTTATATAAAGAAGGGGATACCGTTGCGGTAGGTACTGTTGTAGCCATTATTGATTTGGATGGCGAAGGCACTGCCGAAGGGGAAACTGCCCATGAAGAAACCGTCAAAGAAGAAGTTCCTGCAAGCCAGTCTCCGGCTCAACAAGAAGCTGCCAAACCGGTTGTTGCCGAGGAAGAACGTTGGTATTCGCCGGTTGTGATTCAACTCGCAAGAGAAGCGAAGATTCCGAAAGAAGAACTGGACTCCATACAGGGAACCGGCTACGAAGGACGATTGAGCAAGAAGGATATAAAAGATTATATCGACAAGAAGAAAAGAGGAGCCAGTGGGGATTCCAAACCGTCAGCATCCGTTGCTGCTCCGGTTGCAAGCAAACCATCGGTTGCTGCTTCCGCACCGGTAAGCCCGAAATCTTCTCCGGCTGCTCCGGTTGAGTCCAAATCATCCGCTCCTGTCACTATGCCGGGTGTGGAAGTGAAAGAGATGGACCGTGTCCGCCGGATTATTGCCGATCATATGGTCATGTCTAAAAAAGTATCTCCGCATGTCACTAATGTGGTAGAAGTAGATGTCACCCGTCTGGTGCGCTGGCGCGAAAAGAACAAAGACGCTTTCTTCCGTCGTGAAGGTGTCAAGCTGACTTATATGCCCGTGATTACGGAAGCCGTAGCGAAAGCATTGGCAACCTATCCGCAGGTGAATGTATCGGTGGACGGATACAATATTCTTTTCAAGAAACATATCAATGTGGGTATTGCTGTCTCTTTGAACGATGGAAATCTGATTGTGCCTGTGGTACACGATGCCGACCGTCTGAATTTGAACGGACTGGCTGTTGCCATTGATTCCCTGGCTCTGAAAGCGAGAGATAACAAGCTAATGCCCGACGACATTGACGGCGGTACATTTACCATCACCAACTTCGGTACATTCAAGAGTTTGTTCGGTACGCCGATTATTAATCAGCCCCAGGTGGCTATCTTGGGAGTAGGCTATATCGAAAAGAAACCTGCCGTCATAGAAACCCCTGAAGGAGATACGATTGCTATCCGTCATAAGATGTACCTTTCCCTGTCTTACGACCATCGGGTAGTGGACGGAATGTTGGGCGGCAACTTCCTGCATTTTATAGCCGATTATCTGGAAAACTGGAAAGGCTGATAACTGATTGTTTCATTCATTAAGAACTTCATTAACCATGAAAAAGTATGATATAAAAAATACAGATGTCGAAACCCTGAAGAAGTGGTATCATCTGATGGCATTGGGACGCGCCCTGGACGAAAAGGCTCCATCTTACCAGTTGCAATCTTTAGGTTGGTCTTACCATGCACCCTATGCGGGGCATGATGGTATCCAACTGGCGGTCGGGCAAGTCTTTACTCTCGGAGAAGACTTCCTGTTTCCCTACTACCGGGATATGCTGACCGTACTCTCCGCCGGAATGACTCCGGAAGAGATTATCCTGAACGGTATTTCCAAAGCGACAGACCCCGGAAGCGGCGGACGTCATATGTCGAACCATTTCGCCAAACCGGAATGGCACATCGAAAACATTTCTTCCGCGACGGGAACACATGACCTTCATGCGGCAGGCGTAGCCAGAGCGATGGTCTATTACGGACATAAAGGAGTTGCCATCACTTCTCACGGAGAATCGGCTACATCCGAAGGTTTTGTCTATGAAGCTATCAATGGTGCCAGCCTTGAACGTCTTCCGGTGATTTTTGTCATTCAGGATAACGGTTACGGCATCTCTGTTCCCAAATCGGAACAGACTGCCAACCGCAAGGTAGCGGAAAACTTTTCCGGCTTCAAGAACCTGAAAATCATCTATTGCAATGGAAAAGATGTATTCGATTCGATGAACGCCATGACCGAAGCCCGCGAATATGCCATCAGTACCCGTAATCCGGTGATTGTACAGGCGAATTGTGTCCGTATCGGTTCTCATTCCAATTCCGACAAGCATACCCTTTACCGGGATGAAAACGAACTGGAATACGTAAAGGAAGCTGACCCTTTGATGAAATTCCGCCGGATGCTGCTTCGCTATAAGCGTCTGACTGAAGAAGAACTGCAACAAATAGAAGCGGCAGCCAAAAAAGAATTGTCTGCTGCCAACCGGAAGGCTTTGGCTGCTCCCGACCCTGACCCTAAAAGCATCTACGATTTCGTAATGCCCGAACCTTATCAACCACAGAAGTACAAAGACGGTACGCATGAGGCAGAAGGCGAAAAGACCTTCATGGTCAACGCCATTAATGAAACATTGAAATCCGAATTCCGTCACAATCCTGATACTTTTATTTGGGGGCAGGACGTAGCGAATAAGGAAAAAGGCGGTGTATTTAATGTGACGAAGGGGATGCAGCAGGAGTTTGGTGACTCCCGTGTATTCAGTGCGCCGATAGCCGAAGATTATATTGTAGGTACAGCCAACGGAATGAGTCGCTTTGACCCTAAAATTCATGTAGTAATAGAAGGGGCGGAGTTTGCCGATTACTTTTGGCCTGCCGTCGAGCAATATGTAGAATGTACGCATGAGTATTGGCGCAGCAATGGTAAGTTTGCTCCGAACATCACTTTGCGTCTGGCTTCCGGCGGCTATATCGGTGGCGGACTTTATCATTCCCAAAATATAGAAGGCGCTTTGACGACTTTGCCGGGAGCACGTATCGTCTGTCCTTCCTTTGCGGATGATGCAGCCGGATTGCTCCGTACCAGTATTCGCTCCAAAGGATTCACTTTATTTCTCGAACCGAAGGCATTGTATAACTCCGTAGAAGCGGCTGCCGTTGTGCCGGAAGACTTTGAAGTACCTTTCGGTAAAGCGCGTATCCGTCGGGAAGGAACAGATTTAAGTATTATCACGTATGGCAATACCACCCATTTCTGTCTGCACGCAGCGGAACGATTGGAGAAAGAGGGCGGCTGGAAAGTGGAAGTCATCGACATTCGTTCTTTGATTCCGTTGGATAAGGAAGCTATCTTTGAGTCGGTGAAGAAGACGAGTAAAGTGTTGGTTGTCCATGAGGATAAAGTATTCTCCGGCTTTGGTGCGGAACTTGCCGCAATGATTGGCGGAGAGATGTTCCGTTATTTGGACGGGCCTGTGCAACGTGTAGGTTCTACATTTACCCCTGTCGGCTTTAACCCGATTCTTGAAAAAGAGATTCTGCCGGATGAGGCTAAAATCTATGAAGCCGCCAGGAAATTATTAGAATATTAAAATAGTATGGATTATGAAAAAGATAGGTTTATTTTATGCAGCGAAGGCTGAAAAGACGAGTTGGGTAGCAGAGAAGATTCAGCAGGAATTTGGTGAAGGTAAGATAGAAGTAGTACCCATAGAACAAGCCTGGGAGAATGATTTTGCCGCTTATAATTGTTTTATAGTCGGCGCTTCCACCTGGTTTGACGGCGAACTTCCCACCTATTGGGACGAACTGTTGCCGGAACTTCGTACAATGGATTTAAAAGGAAAGAAAGTGGCTGTTTTCGGTTTGGGCGACCAGATACGTTATCCCGAAAACTTTGCGGATGGTATCGGACTGCTGGCGGAAGTTTTCGAAGGGGATGGGGCTACCTTGGTAGGTTTCACTTCTTCCGAAGGATATACTTTCGAGCGTTCCAAAGCATTGCGCGGCGATCATTGGTGCGGATTGGTTATTGACTTGGATAATCAGTCGGAACAGGCGAAAAAGAAAATCAAGGATTGGTGTGAGCAGGTGAAGAAGGAGTTCAAGTAATATTCTTTTTCATTAAAGGATACCATATGCCAGATGCTCATCCCGTACATTACCGGATGAGCATCTGGAGCATGACGGGATGAGCATCCGGTATTGTACGGGATGAGCATCTCGTCTTTTGAATCTTAACGATTAGTTGCAGGCTTGTTTTAATGATAAGCCGTCTATGTCTTTGTGGAGCAGATAAAGAGCTATCAGGCTTTATAAACAAACTTCACCTCTGCCCAACGGTTCTTCTCTTTGTAATGAACGTAAGTCAATCCGTTCTTTTCCGCTTCCTCACGAATAACTGTAATGTCATCTACATAGAATCCGCTCATATACAATTCAGACCCCGGATGCATACAGGCAACATAGTGTTTCATGTCATTCAACAGAATATTCCGGTTGATATTGGCAATAATAACATCAAACGGACCTTTCCCGGTAAGGGACGAAGCGTCTCCTTGAAAAACGGCAATATCATCTACATGATTCAGTTCAATGTTTTCGATAGAGTTTCGCACACACCATTCGTCAATGTCGATAGCCGTACACGGACGCGCACCTCTCATTCGTGCAAGGATGGCGAGAATTGAAGTGCCGCACCCCATATCGAGCAGAGATTTATCTTTCAACTCGCTATCCAGCAGTTCCTCAATGATAAGGCTTGTTGTTTCGTGATGTCCTGTTCCGAAAGCCATTTGCGGGTTAATGACAATATCATATTCCGCTTTAGGTACGTCCTGATGGAAAGTGCTGTGAATCACACAACGGTCACCAATGATAATCGGCTGGAAGAAATTCTTTTCCCATTCCTCGTTCCAGTCCTTGTCTTCCGCTTCTGCATAGGTAAATGTGATTTCCGTATCGGGCAGGGGGAACTCGGTGATTGCAATCTTAATAGCGGTTTCGTCATATAATGATTGTTGGATATAGGCGGTCAACCCGCTTTCACATTCAACAAAACTCTCGAATCCTACTTCGCCGAGCACGGCAGCCAGTACGTCATTAACTGTTTCAGTGCAAGGATTGGTATGGAATGTGAACTCAAAATACTTCATGGTTGTTTTCTTTTTCTAATAAATAATGTGCAAAGATAGTTAGAAATAGGGATTTCCCTATTATCCTTTGGGGAAAATCTCCCCCGGACGAAAAATCTCTTCCTTATCTTTGTAACGTGAATAAGTTTAAGTAATTACATAAACCGAGATGATATGAAAAAGATTGTTTACTTCTTGCTATTTGCCTTGTGCCTCCCGATAGGCTTGATGGCACAAAGCGTTGATGACGACCTTTACTTCGTACCTTCCAAAGACAAACAGGAGAAAAAAGAAACTCCAGTCCGGAAGGAACCGAAGAAACAGGTGACCAACATCTATACTTCACCGGGTACTACCGTAGTTGTTCAGGACCGCAAGGGCAGAACACGGGACGTAGATGAATATAACCGCCGTTACGATGCACGTGAAAATGAATTCGTAATGGATAATGATACCTTATACATAAAAGAAAAATCTAATCCGGATTTGGACGGAGAATGGGTGACCGGCGAATTCAATGGTACGCAAGACGACTATGAATACGCAGAACGTATCATCCGTTTCCGCAATCCGCGTTTCGCAATCAGCATCAGCAGCCCGCTCTACTGGGACGTAGTTTACGGACCGAACTCCTGGGACTGGAACGTATATACCGACGGTATGTATGCTTACGCATTCCCGACGTTCAGTAACCCGATGTGGTGGGACTGGCGCTATGGTTCTTATGGCTGGGGTTGGAACTATGGTTGGGGATGGAATCGTCCTTACTATTCTTGGGGTTACTCTCCGGGTTACTGGGGCGGCGGCTACTGGGGTGGCTGGTATGGTGGCGGTGGCTACTGGGGACATCATCATCATTGGCACGGTGGTCCTAGCTGGGGCTGGGGCGGCGGTGGAAACCATTGGGCACGCAACACCTATACGAATCGTCGTTCTTATGGCTACAATAATTTCTCTTCTTCACGGAGAAGTGGATCATATTCAGACCGTAGATCGGCAATCGGTACAGATCGCCGTAGTTCTTCAAGCTCTTATACCGGTAGAACTGTTGGAACAAGACGTGAAGCAACCCGCGTCAGTACCGGACGTACTGGGGTAACTACCCGCAGTGACGCTTCTTCTACTCGTAGAAGTAGTAACTACACACGTCCAAGCAGTACGCGTAGCTCCTCAACTTACAATAGTAATCGTGAAGGTTCCGTTCGTCGTAGTGCTTCGTCTCCTTCACGGTCATCATCTTCTTCTTCATCATACGGAACTACAAGAAGGTCTTCTTCTACTTACAATAGAGGGACTTCAACCAGCAGTCCGTCTACTAGAAGCAGTAGTAGAAGCTCTAGCCGTTCATACGATAGTGGTAGCCGTTCTTCTTCTCGTAGCAGCTATTCACCAAGTAGCAGTAGTAGCTCTCGTTCCAGTGGCAGCTATTCAGGTGGTGGTTCTTCACGCTCAAGTGGCGGTGGAGGCGGTTCTAGCAGAAGCGGAAGAAGATAATCAATACTATATATTAACTCTGTAATATAAGACAACGTTATGAAAAAGATAATCGCAGTTGCTTGCGCCTTGTGTTTTGTCGCAGGTGTCAGTGCACAGACAATATATGATGCAGCGAAGTTGGCAGAGCGAGACTTGAATGGAACCGCCCGTTTTGTAGGTATGGGCGGGGCGATGGGCGCTTTGGGTGGTGATATTTCTACGATGGGGACTAACCCTGCCGGTATCGGTATTTATCGTAGTAATGACATCATGACCTCTTTCAGCTATTCTGCTTACGGTACGGAGAGCAAATACTTGGGACAGACTTTTAATAATGATAAGAACCAATGGTCGTTTGATAACATAGGCTTTGTGTTCGCTTCCAAAATAGGAAATCAGACGGCATTGCGTTATGTGAACTTTGGCTTTAACTATAAGCGCACCAAGTCTTTCTATAAGAATATGACAATGGGCGGATTGATGGGAGCCGTAGATGATAAGATTTTTGTATCTCAGGTTAATCAGATGGGGCAACAGGCTACAGACGTTGTATCATATGATAGAGAGAACTATGATTTTGGTAATTCTGACGCTTATAATAATAATCGACTTGGTTGGTTGGGAATTATGGGATACCAAGGTTATCTGACAAATTCAGTCCGGGATGATAATGGTTATGATAGATACGTTCCTGTAGTCCCAGATGAGGCTGAAGCTTATTTCAACTCCAATGAAAAAGGGGGAATCAGTCAGTATGACTTTAATGTCGCGCTAAATGTGAACGATCGTGTTTATTTAGGATTAACGATTGGTGCATACGATGTGAATTATAAGAAAACCACTCTATATGATGAAGATTATGGAAATGGTGAAGGTTATGAATTGGCTTCATTCAATCGTATTAAAGGATCGGGAGTAGATGTGAAGTTTGGTGCAATTTTCCGTCCGTTTGAGTCTTCTCCTTTCCGCATTGGTTTTGCGATACATACACCTGCATTTTATAATTTGACATACGAGAATGGTGCAAGTATGACCTCGGATGTTTACTTGAAAGAAGTACAAGATGACAATAAGACATTTTATGTACGTGACGATAAGCCTGGTAAAGATGCTATTACAACCAGAAAGTCTTTTGATGCAAATGATGGAAGAAGGATAGAACAGGATTTCCGCCTGTCTACTCCGTGGAGATTTAATGCGAGTTTGGGTTATACGGTTGGCACTTCTTTAGCATTGGGAGCCGAGTATGAATATGAAGATTATTCATCTATGAAATTCAGTTATCCTGAAGGAGATGAAATGGTAGATCAGAATAGTACGATTAAAGACTTCATGAAAGGTGTACATACATTCCGTATCGGTGCTGAGTATAAAGTAATACCTGAGTTTGCCTTCCGTTTAGGTTATAATTACAGTACTACTGCTTTTAAAGAAGATGATGCTTATAAGTGGATACCGGCTAATTCTACTTTGACAGATACAGACTTTGCAAATTCCCAGTCGCATAGTAATTATACAATCGGAATAGGATATCGTGGAAAGGCCTTTTATGCTGATTTAGCTTATCAATATTCTATGTATAAAGAGAAGTTCTACCCATTTTATAATGACTTGGAAACTTCACCGGGAGTTTGGGAAATAGTAACTCCGCAAGCAACCAAAGTAACCAATACACGTAGTCAAGTACTATTAACATTAGGTTTACGCTTCTAATCTAACAAAGACAGTTTTCAATTTCTATAATAACTTTTGTGTGTGAAAAATCCCAGGAATGCTGAGTGTCTACAGCGGTTCCGGGGATTTTTATTAGTATCACTTTTAATTTTTTGTTTTATCTGCGCAATGGAGTCCGTTCGTCAATAATACCACGACCTCTGTAAAGGCTGATGGCAATAGGAGTATCGGGAGTTAACTCGATATCCTTATCCACGATAATAGGCTCTTCCTTATCATCTACGATAACCGTTCCTATCGTCTCGCCGGCCTTAATCCGTTGTGGGAGCAGGTTAGTCAGGATACCTTCCGATATTTTCCGGATGTTAATGTATTCAGGTTTTGCATCCTTGTCTGCTTCGATTTTACCATTGAACAGGTCTTGTACACCTTTATTCTTCAGGAAAAGCTTAACGATTGCATTACCTTCATACGGTTGTCTCTTCTCATCAAGCAGGATAACGGGCACCGTCATTCGCTTGAATTTAAGAGCAACGTTCCAGGAACCTTTGGCAGCTTGTGTCATTCCGAACAAAAACTCTTTACCACCTGTAATACCACGATAACGGCTACCGAACGAACGTGTAGCAACATCATCGGACAATTCGGGATAATGAGCATAAAAAGTAACAGCTTCCGCATCCGTATCTATCACATCCCAGGCTGGGTTCTCCATACCTATGGTAAACGGTAGATAATCCTGCTCGGAAGCAGACATCGAGATGATATCTCCATCCGAGAAACTACTTTTTGCAGGAAGAGAAAGAGTGCTGCTACTACGTGTAAGAGCATCAGTGATACTTTCATTGTCGATAGAAGCAGAAAAGCTGAAAGCTTTCTTGCTGGGTTCTTGTTGTTCATCTTGTTGCTGACAACTAAACAGGCATGATGCCGCTAAAAAAAAGAGAAGGTTTTTCTTCATGTGAGGGGTAAATTAATAGGTTAATAATAGTGAGAGGTTTACTTTAATATTCTATCTTGTCTTCTTTGGCCGCCCAGGCTTTGAAGGCAGTAAGGGCTTCATTGTGTAGTAAGATTTCAGAGGGGAGTTTTCTGTTTTCAGGTTTAAGTTCCAGTTCGTCATAAATAAAAGAGTCATCAAAACCGATATCTTTGGCATCCGTCTTATTATTGCCATAATACATCTTGTCCAGTCGTGCCCAATAGATAGCACCCAGACACATCGGACAAGGCTCGCAGGAAGTATATATTTCATATCCGCTAAGATTGAAAGTTCCGAGCTTCGCAGCCGCGGCACGTATGGCACTCACTTCAGCGTGAGCAGTAGGGTCGCAAGATGAAGTAACGCGGTTCACACCCGTTGCAACTATTTCCCCCTCTTTCGTAGCAATCACAGCGCCGAAAGGGCCACCACCATTTTCAATGTTCTCCTTAGAAAGCTCGATTGCTTTCCGCATTAATTCTTCTTTTGTCATAGCACAAAAAATATATTGTTAGTTTTATTCTAATCTGTTATGTAGGTCAGCGAGGTTTCCCCCGCTTTCCCCATTAAGAACTGTACGTGCGAGTTTCCCCGCATACAGCTCCGATAATTCTAAATTTAATTCTCACAAAATTAAATCGGTTCAGTCACATTATTAATGCGCTTTCCGATAAAGTATCCACTTTCGCGGAACGAACCCGCCAACCTTTCTTTTGTCGTCTTTCAAAGTAGGCATCCCAAGTTGTGTCAAATGGATTGGCTTCTTTCTTTATCTTAATGTACCGTTCAATCGATATGTCTGCCAACTTCAATAATACAAAGGTATACTTTTTATCGCAATCCTCATAATTAAAGCCAAACATCCAGTCTCTTGAACCTATCTTAATAAAGTATTTGTCCTTTATCCATTTCCTCGACTTGTTTGTATGCCTTCTATATGACCATCTCTTTAACTGTAAGGTCAAGATGTGGTCTGTCTTGCTGAACACTCGCTTTGATACTACATGTTTGTAATAGTTTCCCCAGCCTCTTAATACGGGGTTGAGTTCTTCTATCAAAACCTGCTGTGATACCGATTTATGACTAAATATAATATCATGCAGCTTCTCTGTGAACCGTTTCTGACTCTTCTTCGATGGCTTGATTAATAATGTTCCGTTGTATTTCCGGATATTAAAGCCTAAAAAGTCAAAACCGTCTTTCACATGCGTAATCTTCGTCTTCTCCTGCGAGAGTGTCAATCCCCTTTCTGCCAGAAAGTCGTTCAGCAATGCCTTAATCTCTTCCAGTGTCTTCCGTTTATCTGCCGTGACACAAAAATCATCGGCATACCTTACAAGATGCACTTTCGGATAGTATAACTTTCCATTCATATACTTTTTGGCATATCTTTCTTCCAGCAGCTTTTCCATTCCGTCCAGCGTGGTGTTCGCCAAGGTCGGGGAGATGATGCCTCCTTGCGGAGTGCCCTCCACGGTGGGGATAAGCAATTTATTGAATACCACACCACATTTGAGCCACTTCCTGAGTACGGTCTTGTCAGTTCGTACGTTACCGAGAAGCCATTCATGACTGATGTGGTCGAAGCATCCCTTGATGTCTCCTTCCAGTATCCACTGTGGGGAACAATCTCTGCTTAACCATCTATGCAGGGCATCTATCGCATCGGCGGTGCCACGGTACTTACGGAAACCGTAAGAATTGTCGTCTGCCGTTGTTTCTGTTATGGGTTCTAACGCCATCAGATAAAGCGCCTGCATGGCTCTGTCCCTCATGGTCGGTATTCCCAGCGGACGTTTCTTCCCGTTACTTTTGGCGATATACACTCTTTTCAGCGGACTGGGACGATACCCACGTCTTTTCAAAGAACGAATTGCGTTCAGCTTATCTGTAGGAGTAGCCCATTTTACTTTATCCACTCCCGATGTTCGTTTTCCTTTATTGGATGTCACTCGTTTTACAGCCAATGCCTTGGCTCCAAAAGAGATAACCAAGAGATGTTGCAGGGCTTGCACCTTGTTATATCTCTTTTCTTTCTGAGCCTTTGCTATGCGGACTTGCAGCTTTCGTACCTTGCGTTCGCATCTGTTCCAGTCAATACTGTTCCATCCGCTTGCGTTTCTGGTTGAAGACGCACACTTCGTTTTCACTCCGCCCATTTGCTGTTTCTTCATTACAAAAGTTCCACATTCCTTTAGCAAAGAATTATCTTGCGGAAGTCTGCCCGTTTTCACGTGAGGTGATGTTTGAACCTCTATCCTCCTCATTACAAGGGGGCATTCGCTTTCTCCGCAATCCTTTACCCGCATATCATTCGGCGTTCCTTACGGGCGGCTTACCCGCTCTTAAAAAGAACAGGAGATATACGGGCTTACCAAGTTTCGTACAAGTAACTCATGACCGACTTAGAACCCGTCTATCCACCGGCA
The DNA window shown above is from Bacteroides faecium and carries:
- a CDS encoding dihydrolipoamide acetyltransferase family protein, with amino-acid sequence MSRFEIKMPKLGESITEGTIVSWSVKVGDMIQEDDVLFEVNTAKVSAEIPSPVAGKVVEILYKEGDTVAVGTVVAIIDLDGEGTAEGETAHEETVKEEVPASQSPAQQEAAKPVVAEEERWYSPVVIQLAREAKIPKEELDSIQGTGYEGRLSKKDIKDYIDKKKRGASGDSKPSASVAAPVASKPSVAASAPVSPKSSPAAPVESKSSAPVTMPGVEVKEMDRVRRIIADHMVMSKKVSPHVTNVVEVDVTRLVRWREKNKDAFFRREGVKLTYMPVITEAVAKALATYPQVNVSVDGYNILFKKHINVGIAVSLNDGNLIVPVVHDADRLNLNGLAVAIDSLALKARDNKLMPDDIDGGTFTITNFGTFKSLFGTPIINQPQVAILGVGYIEKKPAVIETPEGDTIAIRHKMYLSLSYDHRVVDGMLGGNFLHFIADYLENWKG
- a CDS encoding alpha-ketoacid dehydrogenase subunit alpha/beta — encoded protein: MKKYDIKNTDVETLKKWYHLMALGRALDEKAPSYQLQSLGWSYHAPYAGHDGIQLAVGQVFTLGEDFLFPYYRDMLTVLSAGMTPEEIILNGISKATDPGSGGRHMSNHFAKPEWHIENISSATGTHDLHAAGVARAMVYYGHKGVAITSHGESATSEGFVYEAINGASLERLPVIFVIQDNGYGISVPKSEQTANRKVAENFSGFKNLKIIYCNGKDVFDSMNAMTEAREYAISTRNPVIVQANCVRIGSHSNSDKHTLYRDENELEYVKEADPLMKFRRMLLRYKRLTEEELQQIEAAAKKELSAANRKALAAPDPDPKSIYDFVMPEPYQPQKYKDGTHEAEGEKTFMVNAINETLKSEFRHNPDTFIWGQDVANKEKGGVFNVTKGMQQEFGDSRVFSAPIAEDYIVGTANGMSRFDPKIHVVIEGAEFADYFWPAVEQYVECTHEYWRSNGKFAPNITLRLASGGYIGGGLYHSQNIEGALTTLPGARIVCPSFADDAAGLLRTSIRSKGFTLFLEPKALYNSVEAAAVVPEDFEVPFGKARIRREGTDLSIITYGNTTHFCLHAAERLEKEGGWKVEVIDIRSLIPLDKEAIFESVKKTSKVLVVHEDKVFSGFGAELAAMIGGEMFRYLDGPVQRVGSTFTPVGFNPILEKEILPDEAKIYEAARKLLEY
- a CDS encoding flavodoxin gives rise to the protein MKKIGLFYAAKAEKTSWVAEKIQQEFGEGKIEVVPIEQAWENDFAAYNCFIVGASTWFDGELPTYWDELLPELRTMDLKGKKVAVFGLGDQIRYPENFADGIGLLAEVFEGDGATLVGFTSSEGYTFERSKALRGDHWCGLVIDLDNQSEQAKKKIKDWCEQVKKEFK
- the prmA gene encoding 50S ribosomal protein L11 methyltransferase, which codes for MKYFEFTFHTNPCTETVNDVLAAVLGEVGFESFVECESGLTAYIQQSLYDETAIKIAITEFPLPDTEITFTYAEAEDKDWNEEWEKNFFQPIIIGDRCVIHSTFHQDVPKAEYDIVINPQMAFGTGHHETTSLIIEELLDSELKDKSLLDMGCGTSILAILARMRGARPCTAIDIDEWCVRNSIENIELNHVDDIAVFQGDASSLTGKGPFDVIIANINRNILLNDMKHYVACMHPGSELYMSGFYVDDITVIREEAEKNGLTYVHYKEKNRWAEVKFVYKA
- a CDS encoding OmpP1/FadL family transporter; the encoded protein is MKKIIAVACALCFVAGVSAQTIYDAAKLAERDLNGTARFVGMGGAMGALGGDISTMGTNPAGIGIYRSNDIMTSFSYSAYGTESKYLGQTFNNDKNQWSFDNIGFVFASKIGNQTALRYVNFGFNYKRTKSFYKNMTMGGLMGAVDDKIFVSQVNQMGQQATDVVSYDRENYDFGNSDAYNNNRLGWLGIMGYQGYLTNSVRDDNGYDRYVPVVPDEAEAYFNSNEKGGISQYDFNVALNVNDRVYLGLTIGAYDVNYKKTTLYDEDYGNGEGYELASFNRIKGSGVDVKFGAIFRPFESSPFRIGFAIHTPAFYNLTYENGASMTSDVYLKEVQDDNKTFYVRDDKPGKDAITTRKSFDANDGRRIEQDFRLSTPWRFNASLGYTVGTSLALGAEYEYEDYSSMKFSYPEGDEMVDQNSTIKDFMKGVHTFRIGAEYKVIPEFAFRLGYNYSTTAFKEDDAYKWIPANSTLTDTDFANSQSHSNYTIGIGYRGKAFYADLAYQYSMYKEKFYPFYNDLETSPGVWEIVTPQATKVTNTRSQVLLTLGLRF
- a CDS encoding fimbrillin family protein, which encodes MKKNLLFFLAASCLFSCQQQDEQQEPSKKAFSFSASIDNESITDALTRSSSTLSLPAKSSFSDGDIISMSASEQDYLPFTIGMENPAWDVIDTDAEAVTFYAHYPELSDDVATRSFGSRYRGITGGKEFLFGMTQAAKGSWNVALKFKRMTVPVILLDEKRQPYEGNAIVKLFLKNKGVQDLFNGKIEADKDAKPEYINIRKISEGILTNLLPQRIKAGETIGTVIVDDKEEPIIVDKDIELTPDTPIAISLYRGRGIIDERTPLRR
- a CDS encoding nucleoside deaminase, producing MTKEELMRKAIELSKENIENGGGPFGAVIATKEGEIVATGVNRVTSSCDPTAHAEVSAIRAAAAKLGTFNLSGYEIYTSCEPCPMCLGAIYWARLDKMYYGNNKTDAKDIGFDDSFIYDELELKPENRKLPSEILLHNEALTAFKAWAAKEDKIEY
- the ltrA gene encoding group II intron reverse transcriptase/maturase → MKKQQMGGVKTKCASSTRNASGWNSIDWNRCERKVRKLQVRIAKAQKEKRYNKVQALQHLLVISFGAKALAVKRVTSNKGKRTSGVDKVKWATPTDKLNAIRSLKRRGYRPSPLKRVYIAKSNGKKRPLGIPTMRDRAMQALYLMALEPITETTADDNSYGFRKYRGTADAIDALHRWLSRDCSPQWILEGDIKGCFDHISHEWLLGNVRTDKTVLRKWLKCGVVFNKLLIPTVEGTPQGGIISPTLANTTLDGMEKLLEERYAKKYMNGKLYYPKVHLVRYADDFCVTADKRKTLEEIKALLNDFLAERGLTLSQEKTKITHVKDGFDFLGFNIRKYNGTLLIKPSKKSQKRFTEKLHDIIFSHKSVSQQVLIEELNPVLRGWGNYYKHVVSKRVFSKTDHILTLQLKRWSYRRHTNKSRKWIKDKYFIKIGSRDWMFGFNYEDCDKKYTFVLLKLADISIERYIKIKKEANPFDTTWDAYFERRQKKGWRVRSAKVDTLSESALIM